GAAAAGACGACGGGATTCTGACCGCCCTCGAGGTGGCGCAGCTCGACCTGAGCCGCGTGGATTTGGCGACGCTCTCGGCCTGCGAAACCGGCCTGGGCGAAACGGCTGGTGGCGAGGGGCTCTTGGGGCTGCAACGAGCCTTCCAAGCCTCCGGCGCGAAAAGCGTGGTCGCCACGCTCTGGACCATCAACGACGACGCCAGCCGCTCGTTGATGATCGACTTCTACGAGAATCTGTGGAAGAAGAAAATGTCCAAGCTGGAGGCCCTGCGGCAAGCGCAACTGAGCATGCTCCGCGACGGAGTCAAGCGCGGACTGGCCTTCAAAGACGACCAGCCCCCCGACCAAGCCCGCCGCCTGCCTCCATACTACTGGGCCGCCTTCGTCCTCAGCGGCGATTGGCGCTGACCCTGAAGACCGTACTCGGCCCATGAGTTGTAGCCGCTCGGCTTGCGGCGCCAAAGCGATTTACGCCACGCTTCAAGAATGGGCCACTCCTCGCCGGGTTTGACGAGACTTCAGCGATGCCGGTGGATGCGAATCGTGGTGGCGGCCGAGGTCGATGCAATCGACGCGCCGCCATCGCGGAATGCCGGATGAAACCCGAACGCGGCGGCGGAAAAAACAGCGGCCAGCGGATGGCCGGCGAGCATATTTCGCGGATCGAGTTGCTCGCCGCGGCGGGTGCGGAAATAAAAGGACTTAGGACGACTGCGGTTCATAACTGCCTCTCCGTGTTCTGATGCAGAGCGCGAAACGAATGATGAGCAGCCCCTGCGGCCGGCCCGTTCCGGGTTCGATCCTCGTGCCGCGGTCGCGAGCGACATCGCAAGCCGCGGCCCGAATGGGTCGGATCCAGCCAGGAATATTTCCGCGGGGGCTGTATTCTTGAAGTAACGAAAACGGGTGGAATCCGCCGCGGCACGCGGCAGTTTTTCCGCGCCTCCGGCATGCTCTGGTCACCCGCCACGTTCGGACAAATTAAGCAGGAGACGCAAGCTGGCGCGGAATCGGCCGGCGCGGGCAAGAAAGGAGAATCGGCCGACGATGTGCCCGCGACCGAAGGTCTGATGCGGGGCAGGGCGTCTTGAATCCTAGTTCACGCGCATCGTGGACTTGCGGCCGTTGAGCTTGCTGTGTCCCGACACGTTCCAGAGCCAATCCAAGCCCGAGGCAAAGAGCTGGTCCGCGGCATTCTCCCGCAGGACCGTCGAGGTGTTCAATGTCACATGGTAGGGGTTGTTTCCGCTGGTGAGGTTGGCGATCCGGGTGTTGTAATCCAGCGGCGCATTCCACTGTTCCAGGATGCTCTCCAAGATGGCTTCGTTGCCGTTGTAGATCGTGGTGCCGCCGATCATCAGGCTGCCGGTGCCGTTATTGGTCGATTGGCCGGTCGGCCGGCTGTAGAGCTTGTTGCTTCCGCCGCCGCCGATCAGCACGTTGTTGCCCAGCCCGCCGATCAGCGTGTTGTTGCCGCTGCCGCCGACAAGCAGGTCCGGCCCGTTGCCGCCGATGAGCATGCTGCTGCCCTTGCCGCCGAAGAACATCTCCGGCAAAGTGATCGCGTAAGTCTTGTGATTGATTACGCTGGTGGTGGACTGGATCGTGTCGTTGCCCGCCACGCCATAAGCGATGATGTGTCCGGTGGGAGTGAACGTGCCGAGCGAGAGGGTCGTGTTCCTGGTCGCAGCGTTCTTGATCGTGGCCTTAACGCCCCCTTGAGCATTGGCGGGCGAGAAGGTGATCACATCGGCGCCGGAAGTTCCGCCGACATAGAGAGCGGTGGCGCCGGCGGTGTAGGGATCGGCTTCGAGCGCGGCGGTGACGATCGACTCCACGAGCGGTCCGGCGGCGCTGGCCAGGATCTGCCCGAGTCCGCCAAAGCTGGCGGTGACCGAGTGATTGCCTAAGGCCAGGTTGGCTGTGAAATAAGTAGCGACGCCTCCTTGCAGAGAGACGGTCGCCAAGACGGTTGCACCGTCCCTGAACGTGACCGAGCCGCCGGGCGCGGCGTTGCCGGCCCCGGCGCTGACCGTCGCGGTGAACGTGACCGTCTGTCCCGGAACGATGATGCCGGCCGTAGAGACTAGGGTCGTCGTCGTGTTGACGCGCACCTGAACCGTGGTCGTCGCCTCTGCGCCAGCGGGAGTCGCCTGCACGTTTCCGGCTTTGTCGGTGGCAATGCTGAAGAAGCTATAGGTATTGCCGTTCGCGCCGTTGAAAGTCGCCGAGGTGCCGATTGTCCCCGACTCAAAAGACGAGTACGCTCCGCCGTTTTCGGAGACGAAGACATCGTAATTCGCGATGCCGGAGCCACCGGCTTCATCCTGGCCGGACCAGGTGACAGTGAACGACGCCGACGACTCGGTGGCCGGCAGCGCGCTGACCGAGCTGGTCGGCGGCGTCGTGTCCGTCGATCCCGAAGCCACGGAAGGCGAGAGCGGCGGATCCCAGTTGCCGACGATCGGGTTGGCAAACTCGTCGCCGAACTGGCCGGAGAGGTCGCCACCGAGCGGCGAGGTGCTGAACGGATGGCTGAGCAAGTCCGGCGGCTGGCTGAAGTCCGTGTAAGCGGACAGGGTCGTCAGGTCGATGGGCCGCGGGCCGCCCGGCGAAGTCGGCAGGTCATTGGACATCAGGAAGAAGAACTCTCCATTCTGGGACGGCACGGTGCCCGCTTGGCCGGTGACCCATAGGCCGACGTCCGTGATGCCGTCCTGGTCCATGTCGGCCGCCACGGGGATTTCGGTGACGCCGGGGAACCCGAAGCTGATCGTCGGCAACACCGTGCCGGGTGCGCCGGTGTCGTGAAACTGGAACGGGCTACCGGGAATGCCATAATCGAAATAGAACTTGTCGCTGCGCCAAGTGGCCAGATCCACGGTGCCGTCGCCGTTGAAATCGCCGACGATCGGATAACCGCGCAGCCCCGTCACCACCGGCAGGCCGCCGTTCAAGGGGACGATCACGCCGGGTGTGCCGGTTTGAGGATTGATCTGAGTGTAGTCGATCTTGAAGAACCAGAACTCGCCGTTATTGTAGAGGGCTAACTCGTCGCCGTTGGCGGCATTGCCGTCGAAATTGCCAGCCAACGGGATGCCGTCGATTTTGGAGTTGGAGGGCATCGCAAAGGCGATATCTCCGCCGGTTGCCGCATTGGGATCGATCACTCCGTTTCCATTGACGTCGATCAGCCAGCGGAAGCCGCCCGCGCCTCCGTTGGCGAGCGGATCAAAACCGAACGACGCCAACTCGTCGAAGCCGTCAGCCCCGATGGGCAGGCCCGTGGCCGCATTGATATTGGGGTTGAAGAAGTTACCGGTGAACACCGAGTCGTGAATGCCCATCGGGCTGAACTTGCCCACCAGTGATGGAGCGACCTGCAGCGTGAGAGTCAAATCGCGATTGGTGAAATCGGGGTTTTGCGGGTCGTAGACGAAATTACCGTTGGTGTCTTCATAAATCCGGCTGGCGGCATAGGTGCCGACTTCCGGACGGCTGTCCACGGTAAAGCGGGCCGAGAAATTGCCTCCCGGCACGCCGTTGCCGGTGGGGAAGGTCGGCGCGTCGAGCGGTTCGGCGGCATTGCTCTCACCGTCGAGTAAGTTGCCGACTGGATCGACGATTACCGTGTCGTCGATCGTTAGCGTGTAGCGATCATCCGGCAGCGGAATGGGCTTGCCGTTGGCATCGACGAATCGCAATTGCACCTCGGCCGTGGCCGGATTGCCCGCCGTAGGCGTATCGTTGTTGGCCACCACTTGGAAGGCGATCCGGCCGTTGGCGTCGCCGGTCAGCGTGATCCCGCCATCGGCAAACGTGCCATTCCCATTCGGTTGTCCCTCGACGACCGGCACTTTGATGGCGTTGTATAGGAACTGCGCCAAGCGAGGTGGCAAATCCTGAAGGTTGACGGTCAGGGCATAGACCAACGGGGTCGGCCCTTGTTGATTGTTGGCGGTCTTTTCGCTGAAAATGTTGTAACTCAGGTTTTCCCCGTTCGTTCCGGACGGCGCGACGGCGTTGTTCGAGATCACGACGTTAGTGATTTGCGGTCCACTGGTATCGAGGAAGATCTGTAATGTCTGCCCTGGCGGCAAAACTGTGCTGCCCGGCGCCGGGCCCGACACGTTGCCGGCCAGATCCTCGGCCGTCACGACAATGGTCCGTAAACCGTCGGGCAAGAAAAAGTTCGGATCGTTCAGGTCCACGGTGGATTTCAGCGTCCACATTCCGTTCGGAAAAGCATTCGTGCCATCCTCCGGTATCGCCACCGTCTCGCCGATCGCCACAAAGTTATTGGGAAAGACCGGGGTCGCACTGAAGTTTGGGTTCGCCGGGTTGGTAATGGCCGCGTACAGCCGCACGATCGAGTTGGCCTCGGCCAGACCCTGAAACGTCGGGACCGTGGTGCTCGTGATCAGGTCAATGAAAGTCTCCGGCTCCGGGATCACACCGGTGTCGCTGACCAATCCCGAAGCGGTTCCCGTACCGAATTGCACCGGCGGGGGAACGGTGTCGACCGTTATGTCCAGCGATCCACTGTAGTCGCCGAAACCGGTCTCTTGCGGAGTGGCTCCATCGACCATCTGCACGCGTGAGACGAGGTGATGGACACCGTCGGCGAGCGCTGCCGGGAATGTGAATTTATAGAGCCCCGGGAAACCCGCACCCACTTGCGTGGCAAAACCGACCGGTGTGCTCGTGTTGTTTCCGTCGAAGACGGCGACGCGGAACCCCGCGGTCGCGCCGGTGGGACTGAACGGGATCGGGATCACGGCCTTGGGCGGCGAATCAGGTGTGCCGTTGCCCGG
This portion of the Pirellulales bacterium genome encodes:
- a CDS encoding Ig-like domain repeat protein, which encodes QDGTGQLILTQTNGANSPTVTTDVYSPGPTPGNGTDVITDSNGNVQSIYFTELTPTYDSVPATTLTVNGTNADNAINYMEGNDTTGNPNTAWGQVSVDNQEAINFTNKMNLVVNTLAGNDFVNLNDPLNNPTALTSITVNAGDGYDTVTTHGGVSNLAVTFDGGAGVDTLDASGVTGASSTVTLNGTNGTDTMIGSTATGVNNTFHGGTGADTILLKGTSGNDHISVTQTGVGAYTSNVNGVTHSDTFTNIKEFKLDAGDGNDVIFVTPGDNLATNLHFTVDGGTGFDELAVGDAGTGDLLLYRKGATADSGSITVGPANASPVTVDFTGIDFVNPIPAAGGRVVVFPFDVFEPNNFQVNAFDLGAPTTTTINANIDPGPDTTFGLPGDVDWFKVEANVTGTLDFQLFFAELATVGSGRPGLPGAGNLDLNVFDAAGDLISSSATATSNERVRIPVVQGQAYFAEIVGVLTAINGYSLTVINTAPPTPFNLELSRSVPNGEPGAPLPPAGTPDTGDLPPGASPDDTGRSQFDNVTKVNTPTIYIRLNDAILLNDLPGNGTPDSPPKAVIPIPFSPTGATAGFRVAVFDGNNTSTPVGFATQVGAGFPGLYKFTFPAALADGVHHLVSRVQMVDGATPQETGFGDYSGSLDITVDTVPPPVQFGTGTASGLVSDTGVIPEPETFIDLITSTTVPTFQGLAEANSIVRLYAAITNPANPNFSATPVFPNNFVAIGETVAIPEDGTNAFPNGMWTLKSTVDLNDPNFFLPDGLRTIVVTAEDLAGNVSGPAPGSTVLPPGQTLQIFLDTSGPQITNVVISNNAVAPSGTNGENLSYNIFSEKTANNQQGPTPLVYALTVNLQDLPPRLAQFLYNAIKVPVVEGQPNGNGTFADGGITLTGDANGRIAFQVVANNDTPTAGNPATAEVQLRFVDANGKPIPLPDDRYTLTIDDTVIVDPVGNLLDGESNAAEPLDAPTFPTGNGVPGGNFSARFTVDSRPEVGTYAASRIYEDTNGNFVYDPQNPDFTNRDLTLTLQVAPSLVGKFSPMGIHDSVFTGNFFNPNINAATGLPIGADGFDELASFGFDPLANGGAGGFRWLIDVNGNGVIDPNAATGGDIAFAMPSNSKIDGIPLAGNFDGNAANGDELALYNNGEFWFFKIDYTQINPQTGTPGVIVPLNGGLPVVTGLRGYPIVGDFNGDGTVDLATWRSDKFYFDYGIPGSPFQFHDTGAPGTVLPTISFGFPGVTEIPVAADMDQDGITDVGLWVTGQAGTVPSQNGEFFFLMSNDLPTSPGGPRPIDLTTLSAYTDFSQPPDLLSHPFSTSPLGGDLSGQFGDEFANPIVGNWDPPLSPSVASGSTDTTPPTSSVSALPATESSASFTVTWSGQDEAGGSGIANYDVFVSENGGAYSSFESGTIGTSATFNGANGNTYSFFSIATDKAGNVQATPAGAEATTTVQVRVNTTTTLVSTAGIIVPGQTVTFTATVSAGAGNAAPGGSVTFRDGATVLATVSLQGGVATYFTANLALGNHSVTASFGGLGQILASAAGPLVESIVTAALEADPYTAGATALYVGGTSGADVITFSPANAQGGVKATIKNAATRNTTLSLGTFTPTGHIIAYGVAGNDTIQSTTSVINHKTYAITLPEMFFGGKGSSMLIGGNGPDLLVGGSGNNTLIGGLGNNVLIGGGGSNKLYSRPTGQSTNNGTGSLMIGGTTIYNGNEAILESILEQWNAPLDYNTRIANLTSGNNPYHVTLNTSTVLRENAADQLFASGLDWLWNVSGHSKLNGRKSTMRVN